In the Euphorbia lathyris chromosome 5, ddEupLath1.1, whole genome shotgun sequence genome, one interval contains:
- the LOC136228850 gene encoding uncharacterized protein yields the protein MATSTSSSAPNPKFELTKKVRSHEVALAELDNLSSSRAVYQKTGNLFFRTSTQKAKAAEQKQLDSAKAMLAKLNSN from the exons ATGGCAACCTCTACTTCCTCCTCAGCTCCAAACCCTAAATTCGAACTTACTAAAAAG GTAAGAAGCCATGAAGTTGCTTTAGCAGAGCTGGATAATCTTTCATCTTCTCGG GCTGTCTATCAAAAAACTGGCAACCTTTTTTTCCGGACAAGTACCCAAAAAGCAAAAGCGGCTGAACAGA AACAGCTTGATTCTGCCAAAGCCATGTTAGCAAAGCTCAACTCCAATTGA